One stretch of Siphonobacter curvatus DNA includes these proteins:
- a CDS encoding DUF4136 domain-containing protein, with protein MKQFLFVFAVMGVLCSACNPKSLVIHSGYAPNYTHLYNTYCIAFDPITAQDTTLQHDIITAEINRQMQLRGFQYTTEQPDVLVFYSLHPDKIKLNTYVKSYRYPDVDYVVDKTFLRKGTLLIQFQDTFMNKTVWQGYAARVSPEGFFDRKAIRTATRNVLLGYNTFSLTYQAQNRERSSY; from the coding sequence ATGAAACAGTTTTTATTTGTTTTTGCTGTTATGGGCGTGCTATGCTCAGCCTGTAATCCGAAAAGTCTGGTTATCCACTCGGGATACGCCCCCAATTACACGCATTTGTACAATACCTATTGTATCGCTTTCGATCCCATCACTGCTCAGGATACAACCCTTCAACACGACATTATTACGGCCGAAATCAACCGGCAAATGCAATTGAGAGGTTTTCAGTATACCACCGAACAACCGGACGTACTGGTCTTTTATTCCCTGCACCCCGATAAAATCAAACTGAACACTTACGTAAAAAGCTATCGCTATCCAGACGTGGATTATGTAGTAGATAAAACGTTTTTACGGAAGGGTACCTTGCTCATTCAGTTTCAGGATACATTCATGAACAAAACGGTGTGGCAAGGCTACGCAGCCCGCGTATCACCCGAAGGCTTCTTCGATCGAAAAGCCATTCGCACCGCTACCCGAAATGTACTGCTCGGCTACAATACGTTCTCACTGACGTATCAGGCTCAAAACCGCGAGCGTTCTTCGTACTAG